The genomic window CCTCGGTGAGCCCGACGACATCGCGCTCGGTGTGCTCTACCTCGCGTCGAGCGCGTCGTCGTTCATCACCGGCAAGATGTTCGAGATCGACGGCGGACTCGAAGAGGCCAACCTCGCGCTCAACATCCCCGACGTGTAGGGAGTCGACCGTGGCGACGAACCGCGAGCTCGTCGAGTCGTTCTGGGACGCGCTGTACCGGCGCGACTACGAGGCGGTCGGCGCGTTCTTCACCGCCGACGGGGAGTACACCGACGTCTGCTCCCCCGCCGACGACGTCGCGCGCGGACCCGCGCAGGTCGCGGCGCGGCTGAAGCTGGGCTTCGAGAAGCTCTCGGGCATCTCGCACACGTTGCGGTTGATCGCCGTCGACGGCGACACCGTCGTCACCGAGCACGGCGAGCACTGGGAATGGCCGACGGGCGAGAAGGTCACGCTGCCGTT from Acidimicrobiia bacterium includes these protein-coding regions:
- a CDS encoding nuclear transport factor 2 family protein, which translates into the protein MATNRELVESFWDALYRRDYEAVGAFFTADGEYTDVCSPADDVARGPAQVAARLKLGFEKLSGISHTLRLIAVDGDTVVTEHGEHWEWPTGEKVTLPFVSIQELRGGKIVRWHDYWDMTTLMNAAPQWWVEHIIQGYQ